TCTTCATACTGAAAAGTGCGGGTCACGGCGGCGCTGCGTTCATTACCCTCGCCAATATTGCTGACCTGTAAAAAAACCCGCCCGGAGGCGTCATTCAGGGCAACGGATGTACCCGCATCCGCACTCTGCGTGCGTAGCGCCGTGCCGTTCAGGTCGCTGAGATAACTGAAATTCGCCAGCCCGGCGGCATAGAGACGCGGGTCAGCACTTTGTGACGGCAGACCGCGCGCATCAAACTGATGGCGGGTGATGCATTCATCGGTGATGTCCAGGGTGTCCGGATGGCGGTGATACGCGATAGCGCGTACTAGCAGAGCACGGTTATCAAGCACCGTGACGGACGGGGTTTTACTGTAAAGGGATGTACTCATAAGATCCTCCGCTTAAATTGCCTACTTTTGCATCAAATGCAATAAAGAGTATAAGCGGAGAAACAGGAATAGCGGGTTGTAAGCGAACGGCCCGCGTCAGGCCAGAATACGGTCGGCAACTAACATGCCGGTCGCCATTTGCAGATTGATGTACTGCGCCAAATCGCGCTGTTCCGGGCGCGGCAGATACGGTAACTCCCCGACCAGCGGCGCGGGCAGTTTTTTGCTCAGTACGTTGATAATTTCGGCGTAGTGCGCAAGGCCGGGGTTGATGCGGTTCGCCACCCAGCCAATCAGCGGCAAGCCGTCGCTGGCGATGGCCTGCGCGGTCAGCAAGGCGTGGTTGAGACACCCTTCCTGAATACCCACCACCATCACCACCGCCATCTGTTCCTGCACCACCCACTCCGAAAGCGGGCGTAAGTCATTCATTAAGCTACGCCAGCCACCGGTGCCTTCCACAACCACGTGATCGACGCGATTGCACAGATCAGCCAGACCATTCGACAACAGGGTGTAATTGATGGGGCAACTGTGCGCGACGCTGCTCTCTTCTTCGCTTAATGCGATGGGGTTGACCGCCTGGTAAGGTAGCTCCAGTGACGAAACGCTTTGCAGCACCAGCGCGTCTTTATTGCGCAGCCCGTCCGGCGTCTCTTTGCTCCCTTTGGCAACAGGCTTGTAACCTGCCACCGTTTTACCACTGGCTGCCAGCGCCTGGAGTAGCGCGCGGGACGCCACTGTCTTCCCGACAGAAGTGTCTGTACCCGTTACAAAGAAACGCTTAAGCATCACTCATCCCACCGTTGTTCTACGAAAATATAAACCAGGAAAATAATTCAGTGGGGAAAGTCTAAGGTAACTGCCAGGGGGCAAGATTGAGGTAGCGCAATTTTTATGGCAACAGTGTAAAAATGTTACCCCTGCAACAAACGGATAAGTAAGGATCCGTTATACATCGCGTCTTTTACCAGCGCCGCACCGGCCATGGTGCCCTGGTTGGTAAATTGTGTGCTCTCTACGCTGATGTGCTGGCTATACGCGGGCAATGCCTGCTGGCGAATGCACGCGGCAATGGCGGGAAAAAGCACGTCTGCCGCTTTGCTGAGCGGCGAGCCAATCAGTATTTTTTGCGGGTTGAACAAATTCACCATGATGGCAAGAATGCGACCAATATTCGCACCCACGCCGCTAATGATATCTTTAGCCAATAAATCGCCCTGCTGCGCAGCCTGGCAGAGCCATTCCACAGTCAGCGGTTTTTGGTGCAGCATCGAACTCATTGACTGGCTCATGCGCAACTGCGCCAGCTCCAGCACGCTCTCGACGCTGGCAATGGTTTCAAGGCAACCATGGTTGCCGCAATAACAGCGTTTGCCATAGGGATCGACCTGTGTATGACCAATCTCCACCAGGCTGCTGCTTCCCGCATGCAATAAGCGCCCGTCAGTAATCACCCCGGCCCCAACGTTGTGATCGATAACCACCTGAATCACATCCCGCGCCCCGCGTGACGCGCCAAACAAGGCTTCGGCCATCGTCCACGCACTGATGTCATGCTGGACATACACCGGCACGCCAGTGTGATTTTCCAGCGCTTCACCCAGCGGCATATCTTTAACATCGTCATAAAAGGGCATGCGATGAACGATACCGTTTTCGGTATCAATGATGCCGGGCAGCGTAATCGCAATGGCGGTCAAACGTTCCAGTTTGTTCTGATGGCGGGTAAAAAAGCGGTCAATATGCAGAATAATACGGTCCAGCAGCGGCAGTTCAGCCACCAGCGGTAACTCAAGGCGATCTTCCACGACCAGCTTGCTGCTGAGATCGCGTAAAGAAAGAAAGATCTCTTCCCGGCTGATGCGCAAAGAAAGGTAGTGCCAGGCTTCGGTCTCGACCACCAGCCCGACCGCCGGACGCCCGCGGCTGCCAGGTTCCTGGATTTCCGTCTCCTGCACCAGGTGGGCTTCGAGCATTTCGCGCACAATTTTCGTAATACTGGCCGGGGCGAGTTGCGCCAGGCGTGAGAGATCGATGCGCGACACCGGGCCAAGCTGATCAATCAGGCGGTACACCGCCCCCGCGTTGGTCTGCTTTATTTGATCAATATGCCCAGGCTGACTATCAGCAACCACCTCTGACTCCCTTATTTTCACGCTTCGAAATAAACGTTCGGCTATGGTGAAACACTTCACTGGTCGCCGTCAAATATTTACCCCGGCGTGTGATTTACAGCACATTTTGCAATGACTTATGCGCAAAATTTATCCGTCAGCGGCGGCAATCAACTGCTGCTTAAAGCGTGCAGCCGCGCTGCCCTGCTCATGATGTTTTGACCAGACTAACCACATTTCCGATACCGCATCCGCTTCAATAATCGGCACCCAACGCATTTCCGTTAGCTGCACACGCCGAAATGATGCCGGTAATATCGACACCCCTAATCCGGCCGCTACCAGGCCGATAATGGTCATCGCTTCGCCCACTTCTTGCGTAATAGTTGGCGTCAGTTGATAACGGCGCATCAGGCCGAGGATCTCATCATACAGACCAGTACCGACATGCGGATCGAAAAAGACAAACGGCTCCTGTGCCAGTTCCACCAGCGACACCGCCGAACGCGCCGCTAATGGATGATCTTTGTGGATCATCGCCAGCAACGGCTCGCGCAGAATCACCTCCCAGGCCAGCGTCTCCGGCAACGGCGTGTTACGCATCAACCCCAAATCCAGCAACCCTTCATTGAGCGGCGAGATCTGTTCACGGGTATTGATTTCGCGTGTCTGGATATGTACATCCGGGTAACGCTGGCGAAATGAAGAGAGCGTGTCGGAGACCGCTTTTATGAACGGCGCGGAGGAGGTAAAACCAATGCGCAGTTCCCCGGTTTCCCCCTGATGCAAGCGCATGGCGCGTGCGGCGGCTTCATCGACCTGGCTTAAGATTTGCCGACTATCCGCCAAAAACTGCCGCCCGGCAGGTGTGAGCGACACGCTGCGGTTGGTACGGGCAAGCAAGCGCGCACCAACTTGTTGTTCAAGGATCTGGATTTGCTGGCTTAACGGCGGCTGCGAGATATTCAGCCGCGCCGCCGCATGACCAAAATGCAGCTCCTCGGCAACGGCAATAAAGTAACGTAAATGACGCAGTTCAATATTCATACTTAAAACATATTATTTGAGATTATTAATATATTAGACAGAATATTACCGCTTTCATACCCTTAGCGACGTGGTAAGCCCGTCACCAAAATCACGGGTATAAAACGTTAAGGATCTCCAGTGAGTCGTACAACAACCGTTGACACCGGGCCGGCAAGCGTCGTCGACGAAAAACCAGTCTCTTTGCCGGGACAATTTATTAAACGTGGTACTCCCCAATTTATGCGCGTCACGCTGGCGCTCTTTTCCGCCGGGTTAGCGACATTCGCCTTGCTCTACTGTGTGCAACCCATTTTACCGGTGCTGTCGCAGGAGTTTGGCGTCTCTCCGGCCAGCAGCAGTATTTCCCTCTCGATATCCACCGCCATGCTGGCGATTGGTCTGCTGTTTACCGGCCCGCTTTCTGACGCCATCGGACGAAAAAAAGTGATGGTTACCGCGCTGCTACTGGCGTCGTGCTGCACATTATTGTCAACAATGATGACCAGCTGGCACGGCATCCTGGTGATGCGCGCATTGATTGGCTTATCGCTGAGCGGCGTTGCGGCCGTTGGCATGACCTATTTAAGTGAAGAGATCCACCCCAGTTTTGTTGCCTTCTCGATGGGGCTGTATATCAGCGGAAACTCTATTGGCGGGATGAGCGGACGCCTGCTGAGCGGCGTGTTTACCGACTTTTTTAACTGGCGTATCGCGCTGGCGGTGATTGGCTGTTTTGCGCTGGCTTCCGCGCTGATGTTCTGGCGGATCTTGCCCGAATCACGCCATTTCCGCCCGACCTCGCTGCGGCCAAAAACCCTGTTTATCAATTTCCGTCTGCACTGGCGCGACCAGGGATTGCCGCTGTTGTTCCTGGAAGGTTTTTTGCTGATGGGCTCGTTTGTCACCCTGTTTAATTACATCGGTTACCGTCTGATGCAATCACCGTGGACGCTGAGCCAGGCGGTGGTGGGTCTGCTTTCCGTCGCCTATTTGACGGGCACCTGGAGTTCGCCGAAAGCCGGGATGATGACCAATAAATACGGGCGCGGGCCGGTGATGGTCGGTGCTACCGCCATCATGCTGCTGGGGCTGTTGCTTACGTTGTTCTCAACGCTGGGGGTAATTTTCATCGGTATGCTGCTGTTTACCGCAGGCTTCTTTGCCGCCCATTCCGTCGCCAGCAGCTGGATTGGCCCACGCGCGCGACGCGCCAAAGGCCAGGCCTCGTCGCTCTACTTATTTAGCTACTATCTCGGTTCCAGCGTGGCGGGGACATTAGGCGGGGTGTTCTGGCACAGCTATGGCTGGAACGGCGTCGGCGGTTTTATCGCGGCCATGCTGGTGATTGCCATCCTGGTGGGAAGCAGGCTCCACTCTCGCCTGCATTAATGCTGCGATAATCAACAGCCCTGCGCATGCAGGGCTTTTTTTACTTTTTGCTCGTGTGTGTCAAAACAGACTCAAAATCGACGCCGTGCCCATTAATTCCCGCACCGCATCAAGCGCCAGCAGAGCAAATATTACCCAGACGAATGGATTCATAATATTACTGCGTTACGCGTTGGCATTGGTTAAATAAACAGATTATTCCTATTATGGTACAGTTCAGGAAATGTATTGAATAACTACTACTTTTAGGTGGTTACACGATCACACGCTAAAAATCAGAGGCATTATGGACAAGCACAACTATCACCAGCTCACCCGCACTTTCCTGCGCCTGTCGCGCTTTTCACACCTCGCTTCGATTGCCAGTTGGGATATGTTTGCCATGATGCCGCCAGGCGGTAGTACCGCACGCGGCGAAGCGCTGGCAGAATTAAGCGTCCTGCGCCACCAGATCCTGACCGACAAACAAGTTGGCGAGTGGATCGCCAACGCACGACAAGAAGATCTGGACGATATTGAGCAGGCCAACCTGCGCGAAATCGAGCGGCACTATCAGGAAGCGGCATTGCTGCCGGAATCGCTGGTTGAAGCGCAGTCGCTGGCGGGTAGCAAATGTGAGCACGCCTGGCGCACGCAGCGCCCCGCCAATGACTGGGCTGGTTTTTCCGCCAACCTGAAAGAGGTGGTTAAACTGGCACGCGAAGAAGCCAGACTGCGGGCCGCCGCGAAAGGGTGTTCCCCGTATGATGCGCTGCTGGATAAATTCGAGCCGGATATGACCAGCGCCCGCCTTGATGAACTGTTTGGCGAGGTAAAATCCTGGCTGCCGGATCTGCTGAAAAAAGCAGTGTCAAAACAAGAGCAGCAAGCGTTAATTGCGCCGCAGGGGCCGTTCCCGATTGCCGACCAGCGCGAACTGGGTTTGCAGGCGATGAAGGAACTCGGTTTCGACTTTAACGGCGGGCGGCTCGATGTCAGTGCCCATCCTTTCTGCGGCGGCGTACCGGAAGATGTGCGTATTACCACGCGTTACGATGAAAATGAGTTGCTGAGCGCGCTGTTTGGCGTGGTACATGAAACCGGCCATGCGCGCTACGAGCAAAATCTGCCGCGCAGCTGGCCGGGTCAGCCTATTGCGCTGGCGCGTTCCACGGCGATTCATGAATCACAAAGCCTGTTCTTTGAAATGCAGTTAGGTCGCAGCGAAGCTTTCCTGCGCCGTCTGCAACCGGCCATTATTGAACGTTTCGGTAGGCAACCGGCGTTTGAAGAACACAATTTTGTCGCCTGGAACCAGCGCGTAAAACCGGGTTATATCCGTGTCGATGCAGACGAAGTGAGTTATCCGGCGCATGTGATCCTGCGCTATGAGATTGAACGCGCGCTGATTGACGGCGAGATTGAGGTTGATGACATTCCAGGTTTGTGGAATGAAAAAATGCAGGCCTGGCTGGGGCTTTCCACTGAAGGCAACTACCGCAACGGCTGTATGCAGGATATTCACTGGACCGATGGCGGCTTTGGTTATTTCCCGTCGTATACGCTCGGCGCCATGTACGCTGCTCAGTTGTTCCACGCCGCGCGTACCGCGCTGCCAGGGCTGGACGAAGCGATTGCCGCAGGCGATCTTACGGCGCTCTTTGACTGGCTGCGACAAAACATCTGGCAGCACGGCAGCCGCTTCAGCACCGCGCAGCTGATTCAGAATGCCACCGGCGAAGCGCTAAACGCCGACTATTTCCACCAGCATCTTCTCCGCCGTTACCTCTGATAAACCCGCGCCGGAACGGCAGTTTCGGCGCGGTTCCTCGCTCTGTACATTACGTTACATGCCGAAACCAATCACTCACGGAAGGCGTTCAATTACAGGGATATAGTTCTTTCAACGGCCCCGCAGTGGGGTTGAATGAAGAAACCAATTCGAGGATATCGGAATGAAAAAAGTATTAGCTCTGGTTGTTGCCGCTGCTCTGGGTCTGTCTTCTGCTGCTTTCGCTGCTGACACCGCTACTTCTACCCAGGCTCCGGCTGCTGCTCCGGCAGCAACGACCGCTGCACCGGCTGCTACCACTAAAGCTGCACCGGCTAAAAAAATGCATAAGAAACACAAAAAAGCGGCTAAACCGGCTGTAGAGCAGAAAGCTCAGGCTGCGAAAGTGAAAAAACACCACAAAAAAGCGGCTAAACCCGCTGTAGAACAGAAAGCTCAGGCTGCGAAAAAACACCACAAAAAACACGTTAAACACACTGCGACCAAACCAGCTGCACAACCGGCTGCATAAGTAAACGTGTCTGATACCAGCGTTCGTATCAGAACGCTGTGACAAGTCGGCGCTGAACCCTTCGGGTGAAGCGCCGTTTTTCTCTGGAGGGCCTATGATGCTGCGACGTTATCGTTTTGAAGTGATTCTGGCGATGTTAATCATCTGCGCACTGATTGCCGTCCGTTTTTATCTTTATTGATGTAGCACGCTGATTTTACTCCCACTTTCTGCTCGTCCCGTCTATATTTGTTTACCTGGGCTTACGTTAATAATCATAATTACCCCACCAGAGTGTGATATGCGAAAAACCGTTGTGCTGTTGCTGGGACCGCTGTTTTTGTTTTCCGCTGTTGGACATGCTGACGATGGCGGCGATGACGCGATAAGCGCCCGTGATGTGAAAACGCTCTTTTTTGGTCATGATGACAGGGTTCCTGTTACTACCCCTACCAAAGCGCCGTGGGATGCGATTGGCCAGCTTGAAACCGCCAGCGGCAATTTGTGCACAGCGACGCTTATCTCTCCGCACCTGGCATTAACCGCCGGGCACTGCCTGTTAACGCCGCCGCGCGGCAAAGCGGATAAAGCCGTGGCGCTGCGTTTTGTTTCGCAACGAGGCAGCTGGCGGTATGAAATTCACGGTATCGAAGGCCGTGTCGATGCGTCGCTCGGCCACCGCCTGAAAGCCGACGGCGATGGCTGGATTGTTCCCTCTTCTGCCGCGCCCTGGGATTTTGGGCTGATCGTGTTACGTTACCCCCCTTCCGGCATTACGCCACTGCCGATCTTTGTCGGAGATAAAGATGAACTCACCGCGGCATTAAAAGCGACCGACCGTAAAGTGACGCAGGCGGGCTACCCGGAAGATCATCTTGATAGCCTGTTCAGCCACCAGGACTGTGTCGTCACCGGCTGGGCGCAAAATAGCGTGTTG
This genomic interval from Kosakonia sacchari SP1 contains the following:
- the bioD gene encoding dethiobiotin synthase; this encodes MLKRFFVTGTDTSVGKTVASRALLQALAASGKTVAGYKPVAKGSKETPDGLRNKDALVLQSVSSLELPYQAVNPIALSEEESSVAHSCPINYTLLSNGLADLCNRVDHVVVEGTGGWRSLMNDLRPLSEWVVQEQMAVVMVVGIQEGCLNHALLTAQAIASDGLPLIGWVANRINPGLAHYAEIINVLSKKLPAPLVGELPYLPRPEQRDLAQYINLQMATGMLVADRILA
- the mlc gene encoding sugar metabolism global transcriptional regulator Mlc, whose product is MVADSQPGHIDQIKQTNAGAVYRLIDQLGPVSRIDLSRLAQLAPASITKIVREMLEAHLVQETEIQEPGSRGRPAVGLVVETEAWHYLSLRISREEIFLSLRDLSSKLVVEDRLELPLVAELPLLDRIILHIDRFFTRHQNKLERLTAIAITLPGIIDTENGIVHRMPFYDDVKDMPLGEALENHTGVPVYVQHDISAWTMAEALFGASRGARDVIQVVIDHNVGAGVITDGRLLHAGSSSLVEIGHTQVDPYGKRCYCGNHGCLETIASVESVLELAQLRMSQSMSSMLHQKPLTVEWLCQAAQQGDLLAKDIISGVGANIGRILAIMVNLFNPQKILIGSPLSKAADVLFPAIAACIRQQALPAYSQHISVESTQFTNQGTMAGAALVKDAMYNGSLLIRLLQG
- a CDS encoding LysR family transcriptional regulator encodes the protein MNIELRHLRYFIAVAEELHFGHAAARLNISQPPLSQQIQILEQQVGARLLARTNRSVSLTPAGRQFLADSRQILSQVDEAAARAMRLHQGETGELRIGFTSSAPFIKAVSDTLSSFRQRYPDVHIQTREINTREQISPLNEGLLDLGLMRNTPLPETLAWEVILREPLLAMIHKDHPLAARSAVSLVELAQEPFVFFDPHVGTGLYDEILGLMRRYQLTPTITQEVGEAMTIIGLVAAGLGVSILPASFRRVQLTEMRWVPIIEADAVSEMWLVWSKHHEQGSAAARFKQQLIAAADG
- a CDS encoding MFS transporter, whose protein sequence is MSRTTTVDTGPASVVDEKPVSLPGQFIKRGTPQFMRVTLALFSAGLATFALLYCVQPILPVLSQEFGVSPASSSISLSISTAMLAIGLLFTGPLSDAIGRKKVMVTALLLASCCTLLSTMMTSWHGILVMRALIGLSLSGVAAVGMTYLSEEIHPSFVAFSMGLYISGNSIGGMSGRLLSGVFTDFFNWRIALAVIGCFALASALMFWRILPESRHFRPTSLRPKTLFINFRLHWRDQGLPLLFLEGFLLMGSFVTLFNYIGYRLMQSPWTLSQAVVGLLSVAYLTGTWSSPKAGMMTNKYGRGPVMVGATAIMLLGLLLTLFSTLGVIFIGMLLFTAGFFAAHSVASSWIGPRARRAKGQASSLYLFSYYLGSSVAGTLGGVFWHSYGWNGVGGFIAAMLVIAILVGSRLHSRLH
- a CDS encoding KPN_01571 family protein, whose product is MNPFVWVIFALLALDAVRELMGTASILSLF
- a CDS encoding carboxypeptidase M32; amino-acid sequence: MDKHNYHQLTRTFLRLSRFSHLASIASWDMFAMMPPGGSTARGEALAELSVLRHQILTDKQVGEWIANARQEDLDDIEQANLREIERHYQEAALLPESLVEAQSLAGSKCEHAWRTQRPANDWAGFSANLKEVVKLAREEARLRAAAKGCSPYDALLDKFEPDMTSARLDELFGEVKSWLPDLLKKAVSKQEQQALIAPQGPFPIADQRELGLQAMKELGFDFNGGRLDVSAHPFCGGVPEDVRITTRYDENELLSALFGVVHETGHARYEQNLPRSWPGQPIALARSTAIHESQSLFFEMQLGRSEAFLRRLQPAIIERFGRQPAFEEHNFVAWNQRVKPGYIRVDADEVSYPAHVILRYEIERALIDGEIEVDDIPGLWNEKMQAWLGLSTEGNYRNGCMQDIHWTDGGFGYFPSYTLGAMYAAQLFHAARTALPGLDEAIAAGDLTALFDWLRQNIWQHGSRFSTAQLIQNATGEALNADYFHQHLLRRYL
- the asr gene encoding acid resistance repetitive basic protein Asr — its product is MKKVLALVVAAALGLSSAAFAADTATSTQAPAAAPAATTAAPAATTKAAPAKKMHKKHKKAAKPAVEQKAQAAKVKKHHKKAAKPAVEQKAQAAKKHHKKHVKHTATKPAAQPAA
- the ydgU gene encoding small membrane protein YdgU, which produces MLIICALIAVRFYLY
- a CDS encoding trypsin-like serine peptidase — protein: MRKTVVLLLGPLFLFSAVGHADDGGDDAISARDVKTLFFGHDDRVPVTTPTKAPWDAIGQLETASGNLCTATLISPHLALTAGHCLLTPPRGKADKAVALRFVSQRGSWRYEIHGIEGRVDASLGHRLKADGDGWIVPSSAAPWDFGLIVLRYPPSGITPLPIFVGDKDELTAALKATDRKVTQAGYPEDHLDSLFSHQDCVVTGWAQNSVLSHQCDTLPGDSGSPLMLKTDAGWQLIAVQSSAPAAKDRWRADNRAISVTGFRDKLEALAKEADE